The following DNA comes from Candidatus Palauibacter scopulicola.
CGAAATCTGGCTTGGATTGAGAGAGAGGCCCTGGTCCTTCGCGAGCTGCAGCGTGACGGGCTCGATGGACGTGAGCCACGAGCGGCAGCAGAGTTCACGGCGGCAGCGGCCCAGCCCCCCGAGGCGGCGCGCCTCATCGCGCACCCCGATCTGGCGCAGGTCGATGCGGGTGCGGAACGAGCGGGCCATGTCCCGCACGAGGGCGCGAAAGTCGACCCGCTTCTCCGCGGTGAAGTAGACCGTGAGCTTGTTGCGGTCCCACTGCCACTCCGCCTCGCTCACCTTCATGCGCAGCCGGTGTTTCACGGCGAGTTCGCGCGTGCGCCGGCGCACCTCGAGTTCCTGGTCGCGAAGCTGCCGCAGCCGCAGGACATCGGCCGGCGCCGCGCGGCGGATCACGCGGCGGGACGGCGGCGGGACGGTGCGCTCGCCCACGGCGTCGCAGCCTCCCTCGCACGCCAGGTCCCGGGCCGAGGCCGCGCGCTTCACCCACCCGATGTCCTGCCCTCGGTCGGCCTCCACGACGACGTACTCGCGTTCCGTCAGCGGAGGGGCGCCGCTGAAGGCGAAGAAGTCGGAGCGAAGGCCCTTGAAGCGGACCTCGAGGACCTGGCTCGGGGCGCCCGCCGCCGGACCCGGCGATGCCACGCGATCCGGGGCCGCCACGGGACTGGGGGGCGCCGCCGGACTCGGGGTCGCCGCGCCGTTGCCTGACTCGCCGCCGGGGCGCGCGGGACGGGGCGGGCGCGGCCGCACGGGGCGCGGCCGCCGGCCCTCGCTCACCTCTCCTCCCAGGCGCCGATGGCGTAGTACTTGTCCCGCCGTGACTCGACCAGCTCGGCCGGCTCCCGCTTCGCCAGCTCCCGCAGATGGCGCCGGATGGCCGCGCCCATGGCTTCGACCGCGGCCTCGCGGTCCGCATGCGCCCCTCCCCGGGGCTCCGGGATGACCTGGTCCACCACGCCCAGATCCTGGAGGTCGCGGGCGGTGAGCTTGAGCGCCTCCGCCGCTTTGTCGGAGTGCTCGCGGCTCCGCCACAGGATCGCGGCGCACCCCTCGGGCGAGATCACGGAGTAGATCGCGTTCTCCATCATGAGGACGCGGTCGGCCACGCCGATGCCCAGGGCGCCGCCCGAGCCTCCCTCGCCGATGACGCAGCTCACGATCGGGACACGCAGGCCCGCCATCACGGCGAGGTTGCGGGCGATCGCCTCCGCCTGGCCCCGCTCCTCGGCGCCGATCCCCGGATACGCCCCCTGCGTGTCGATGAAGGTGATGACGGGGCGGCCGAACTTCTCGGCCAGCCGCAGCAGGCGCTTCGCCTTGCGATACCCCTCCGGATGGGGAGAACCGAAGTTGCGGCGCAGGTTCTCCTTCATCTCCCGGCCCTTCTGGTGCCCGATGACCATGACCGAGCGGTCGTCGAGCTTGAGCCAGCCGCCGACGATGGCGGGGTCGTCGCGGAAGACCCGGTCGCCGCGCAGTTCGAAGAAGTCCGTGCCGATCCCCTGGATGTAGTCGAGCGAGAAGGGACGGTCCTGGTTGCGGGCGAGCTTTACGCGGTCGAAACGCGAGAGCCGGGCCATGGCCTCATCGTGCGCGGCGGCGAGCTGCGCCTCCAGGGGCCCCAGCTCGGCGCTCACGTCGATCCCGCGTTCCCGGGCCTTGTTCCGAAGCTCCTCCACGTGGTTGCGGAGTTCGGCCAGGCCTTCCTGTTCTATCGACATACGCGATCATCTCTCGGTCCCGGAGCCGACATCCATTCCCGGCAGGCCGTCGGCTGCCTGCACAAACTGGGCCCGCGGGTGGCGATCCGGCCAGCGGGCGG
Coding sequences within:
- the ricT gene encoding regulatory iron-sulfur-containing complex subunit RicT is translated as MASPGPAAGAPSQVLEVRFKGLRSDFFAFSGAPPLTEREYVVVEADRGQDIGWVKRAASARDLACEGGCDAVGERTVPPPSRRVIRRAAPADVLRLRQLRDQELEVRRRTRELAVKHRLRMKVSEAEWQWDRNKLTVYFTAEKRVDFRALVRDMARSFRTRIDLRQIGVRDEARRLGGLGRCRRELCCRSWLTSIEPVTLQLAKDQGLSLNPSQISGACGRLMNCLRYEHAVYTQAKKRFPPVGRTIRTANGRENVKSWDLFEETVSLEAGDGETRTIPLAQLKDERRAARRADLDRR
- a CDS encoding acetyl-CoA carboxylase carboxyltransferase subunit alpha; translated protein: MSIEQEGLAELRNHVEELRNKARERGIDVSAELGPLEAQLAAAHDEAMARLSRFDRVKLARNQDRPFSLDYIQGIGTDFFELRGDRVFRDDPAIVGGWLKLDDRSVMVIGHQKGREMKENLRRNFGSPHPEGYRKAKRLLRLAEKFGRPVITFIDTQGAYPGIGAEERGQAEAIARNLAVMAGLRVPIVSCVIGEGGSGGALGIGVADRVLMMENAIYSVISPEGCAAILWRSREHSDKAAEALKLTARDLQDLGVVDQVIPEPRGGAHADREAAVEAMGAAIRRHLRELAKREPAELVESRRDKYYAIGAWEER